A genomic window from Acidobacteriota bacterium includes:
- the ltrA gene encoding group II intron reverse transcriptase/maturase, producing MGASSITAGEEVTGPGTMQLMEAVVERGNMLAALHRVERNKGAAGVDGMTVADLRANLKEQWPTVRESLLAGNYAPKPVLRVEIPKPDGKGVRKLGIPTVMDRLIQQALHQVMQPIFDPGFSGSSYGFRPGRSAHDAVKQARAYVRDGRRWVVDLDLEQFFDRVNHDILMARVARKVKDRRVLRLIRNYLQAGVMEAGIAVASMEGTPQGGPLSPLLSNIMLDDLDRELERRGHRFCRYADDCNVYVRSKHAGERVMDSLTWFLERKLRLKVNQAKSAVARPWERKFLGYSLTFHRIARLKVAPQSVQRFRLKLKGLFRAGRGRNLARFIREDLNPVLRGWARYFHLSEVRGTFEELDGWLRRRLRCMLWRQWKRVWPRFKRLRARGLDEVRAWKSVTNGRGSWWNSGSSHMNEAFPQRFFDHLGLLSLLTTVRQPL from the coding sequence ATGGGAGCGTCAAGCATCACGGCAGGGGAGGAAGTAACCGGACCGGGGACAATGCAACTGATGGAGGCAGTGGTCGAACGCGGCAACATGTTGGCGGCTTTGCACCGGGTGGAACGTAACAAGGGGGCGGCGGGTGTTGACGGAATGACCGTTGCGGACCTTAGGGCGAACCTGAAGGAGCAATGGCCGACAGTCAGAGAGAGTCTGCTGGCCGGCAACTACGCGCCGAAACCGGTCCTGCGGGTGGAGATACCGAAGCCCGACGGGAAGGGAGTGCGAAAGCTTGGCATTCCCACGGTAATGGACCGGCTGATACAGCAGGCGCTGCACCAGGTGATGCAACCGATCTTTGATCCAGGGTTTTCGGGATCGAGCTATGGGTTCCGCCCGGGCCGGAGCGCGCATGACGCGGTGAAGCAAGCGCGGGCATATGTGCGTGACGGCCGACGGTGGGTAGTCGATCTGGATCTGGAGCAGTTCTTTGATCGGGTCAATCACGACATTCTCATGGCTCGGGTGGCAAGGAAGGTGAAGGACAGGCGCGTACTGCGACTGATCCGGAACTACCTGCAGGCCGGGGTCATGGAGGCAGGGATCGCGGTGGCAAGCATGGAAGGAACGCCGCAGGGCGGACCCCTTTCTCCCTTGCTGTCGAACATCATGCTCGACGATCTTGACAGGGAACTGGAGAGACGCGGGCACCGGTTCTGCCGGTATGCAGACGACTGCAACGTGTATGTGAGGTCGAAGCATGCGGGGGAACGGGTGATGGACTCCCTGACATGGTTTCTGGAACGGAAGCTCAGGCTCAAGGTGAACCAGGCCAAGAGCGCGGTGGCTCGGCCATGGGAGAGGAAGTTCCTGGGGTATTCGCTGACGTTTCACCGGATAGCGCGGCTGAAGGTAGCGCCGCAATCGGTGCAGCGATTTCGGCTGAAACTCAAGGGCCTCTTTCGCGCTGGCCGGGGCCGCAATCTCGCACGGTTTATCCGCGAGGACCTGAACCCGGTCCTTCGTGGCTGGGCCCGATACTTTCATCTGTCGGAAGTTCGGGGGACGTTCGAGGAACTGGATGGATGGCTGCGCCGGCGGCTTCGTTGTATGCTTTGGCGACAATGGAAGCGCGTCTGGCCCCGTTTCAAGCGGTTGCGAGCTCGCGGACTGGACGAGGTCCGGGCTTGGAAATCGGTGACGAATGGGCGTGGCAGCTGGTGGAACTCGGGATCGTCTCATATGAATGAGGCCTTCCCGCAGCGCTTCTTTGACCACCTGGGGCTGCTATCACTGCTGACAACGGTTCGTCAGCCCTTATGA
- a CDS encoding porin family protein translates to MKKVVFAAVLALLVSGAAVAQDFPRAEVFAGYSMLKLGVSDSDLDSIVSGLEDMAPEGVSVSTSTSKLMKKGFNGSVALNVTPAFGIVADFRYNQDNIVDFTVSDEFNSVDGNIKLRNLSLMAGPRFTYRGNERVTPFAHALVGLDHIRLSGEADVEGESVDLEMSDTNNGLGFALGGGLDVNLSESVAIRLIQADYYLTRHEGDSMNNVNLAFGVVFRIGE, encoded by the coding sequence ATGAAAAAAGTCGTGTTCGCAGCTGTTCTGGCCCTGCTGGTATCGGGGGCGGCCGTAGCCCAGGACTTCCCGCGGGCGGAGGTGTTCGCCGGGTACTCCATGCTGAAGCTCGGGGTGAGCGACAGCGATCTCGATTCGATCGTCAGCGGCCTCGAGGATATGGCGCCCGAGGGGGTGAGCGTAAGCACCAGCACCTCGAAGCTCATGAAGAAGGGGTTCAACGGCTCGGTCGCGCTGAACGTCACCCCCGCCTTCGGCATCGTGGCCGATTTCCGCTACAACCAGGACAACATCGTCGATTTCACGGTTTCCGACGAGTTCAACAGCGTCGATGGCAACATCAAGCTCCGGAACCTGTCGCTGATGGCGGGCCCGCGCTTCACCTACCGGGGGAATGAACGGGTCACCCCCTTCGCCCACGCCCTGGTCGGGCTCGACCACATCAGGCTCTCGGGCGAAGCCGACGTCGAGGGCGAGAGTGTCGACCTCGAAATGAGCGATACCAACAACGGTCTCGGGTTCGCCCTCGGCGGCGGGCTCGACGTCAATCTCAGTGAGAGCGTCGCCATCCGCCTGATCCAGGCGGACTACTACCTGACGCGCCACGAGGGGGACAGCATGAACAACGTCAACCTCGCCTTCGGCGTGGTCTTCCGCATCGGGGAGTAG
- a CDS encoding M48 family metalloprotease → MKTPPQVRIILLSVLIATLCFTGCVKNPVTGKRQFVMLTEGQEIAMGAESHPEVLAQFGTVEDAALQAYFSKVGKELGRLSHRPNLEWHFTVVDAPVVNAFAVPGGYVYLTRGILEHMNNEAEMASVLGHEIGHITARHSVTQLSQGQLMNIGLGLGSIFSSQFQQLSGLAQMGLQVLMLKYSRDHEREADRLGLEYMARAGYDPEQMSRFFEVFNDMSEEREGAVPNWLSTHPSPPDRLRDTRLEGARLKRSAPGRTFKVDADAFMPRLARLVYGDNPREGFEQDGRFIHPDLRFQFDVPPGWQVENTKSAVFISEPRGGAVVQLSMVPPQAGGSPAEIGRTMGNQQGHQLVSGREERINGKPAFAGLYRVQSDSGILGVTAAFISHGGNVYQLAGLAPESAFSGYRRQMETSLRSFRELTDSRLLSVQPDRMKLVRARRGDTLRRLAGSSAQGRIKIEDLARLNRLQPDQALAANTWVKLVDPGRR, encoded by the coding sequence ATGAAGACGCCGCCGCAGGTCCGGATCATCCTGCTTTCCGTCCTGATTGCGACACTCTGTTTCACGGGGTGCGTGAAAAACCCGGTGACGGGGAAGCGCCAGTTCGTCATGCTGACCGAAGGCCAGGAGATCGCGATGGGGGCGGAATCGCACCCCGAGGTGCTGGCGCAGTTCGGGACGGTGGAGGACGCGGCGCTGCAGGCGTACTTCTCCAAGGTCGGAAAGGAACTGGGACGGCTGTCCCACCGCCCCAACCTCGAATGGCATTTCACCGTCGTGGACGCCCCCGTGGTCAACGCCTTCGCCGTTCCCGGCGGCTATGTCTACCTCACCCGGGGGATTCTGGAGCACATGAACAACGAGGCGGAAATGGCCTCTGTCCTCGGGCACGAAATCGGCCACATCACCGCCCGCCACTCGGTGACCCAGTTGTCTCAGGGGCAGCTGATGAATATCGGACTGGGGCTCGGGTCGATCTTCTCGTCCCAATTCCAGCAGCTCAGCGGCCTGGCCCAGATGGGGCTCCAGGTCCTGATGCTCAAGTACAGCCGGGACCACGAGCGCGAGGCGGACCGGCTGGGGCTCGAATACATGGCCCGGGCGGGTTACGACCCGGAACAGATGAGCCGGTTTTTCGAGGTCTTCAACGACATGAGCGAGGAGCGGGAGGGGGCCGTTCCCAACTGGCTTTCGACGCACCCCTCCCCCCCCGACCGGCTCCGGGATACCCGGCTCGAAGGCGCCCGCCTGAAGCGGAGCGCCCCCGGACGCACCTTCAAGGTCGACGCCGACGCGTTCATGCCCCGGCTGGCCCGGCTGGTCTACGGCGACAATCCCAGGGAGGGGTTCGAACAGGACGGCCGGTTCATTCACCCCGACCTGCGCTTCCAGTTCGATGTTCCCCCGGGGTGGCAGGTGGAAAACACCAAGAGCGCGGTGTTCATCTCCGAACCCCGCGGGGGAGCGGTGGTCCAGCTTTCCATGGTCCCCCCGCAGGCCGGGGGGTCCCCTGCCGAGATCGGCCGTACGATGGGGAACCAGCAGGGGCACCAGCTGGTCAGCGGAAGGGAAGAGCGGATCAACGGCAAGCCCGCCTTCGCGGGGCTCTACCGGGTGCAGAGTGACAGCGGCATCCTGGGGGTCACGGCCGCCTTCATCAGCCACGGCGGGAACGTCTACCAGCTAGCCGGGCTGGCGCCGGAGTCGGCGTTTTCCGGCTACCGCCGGCAGATGGAAACCTCGCTGCGGAGTTTCCGCGAACTGACCGATTCGCGCTTGCTGTCGGTGCAGCCGGACCGGATGAAGCTGGTGCGGGCACGCAGGGGGGACACGCTGCGGCGGCTGGCCGGTTCCTCCGCCCAGGGCCGGATCAAGATCGAGGACCTGGCCCGGCTCAACCGGTTGCAGCCGGACCAGGCGCTCGCGGCCAACACCTGGGTGAAGCTGGTCGATCCCGGGAGGCGATGA
- a CDS encoding zinc metallopeptidase → MRWKTSRRSTNVEDRRGTRLPQAGGIGCVGLLVVLALAYLTGNNPLELLQQVGNAPSVSVGQPAAVPAAGEDTEREFVEAVLGSIEDTWAGIFSRAGRRYEPSVLVLYEDAVQSACGLNSAAVGPFYCPPDRNVYLDLSFFRELERRFGAAGDFAQAYVIAHEVGHHVQNLLGISDQVEQLRRRSGERDANTLSVLVELQADCFAGVWARHAQADNLLEEGDIEEAIRAAQSVGDDFIQKQSQGYVNPDSFTHGSSEQRASWFHRGYDTGDVGACDTMGALRR, encoded by the coding sequence ATGCGCTGGAAAACCAGCAGGAGAAGCACCAACGTCGAGGACCGCAGGGGCACCCGCCTCCCACAGGCGGGGGGGATCGGGTGCGTGGGACTGCTCGTGGTCCTGGCCCTGGCCTACCTGACCGGGAACAACCCGCTGGAACTCCTCCAGCAGGTGGGGAACGCCCCTTCCGTTTCGGTCGGGCAACCGGCCGCTGTCCCCGCCGCCGGCGAAGATACCGAACGCGAGTTCGTCGAGGCCGTGCTCGGCAGCATCGAGGACACCTGGGCCGGGATTTTCTCCAGGGCGGGCCGCCGCTACGAGCCGTCGGTCCTGGTCCTTTACGAAGACGCCGTGCAGTCGGCCTGCGGCCTCAACTCGGCCGCGGTCGGGCCGTTTTACTGCCCCCCGGATCGGAATGTGTACCTGGACCTCTCCTTCTTCCGCGAACTCGAGCGGCGCTTCGGGGCCGCGGGGGACTTCGCGCAGGCCTACGTGATCGCACACGAGGTGGGGCACCACGTGCAGAACCTGCTCGGGATCTCCGACCAGGTCGAGCAGCTCCGGCGCCGCTCGGGCGAGAGGGACGCCAACACCCTGTCGGTGCTCGTGGAGCTGCAGGCCGACTGCTTCGCCGGGGTCTGGGCCCGGCACGCCCAGGCCGACAACCTCCTCGAGGAGGGGGATATCGAGGAGGCGATCCGGGCGGCCCAGTCGGTGGGGGACGATTTCATCCAGAAACAGTCGCAGGGGTACGTCAACCCCGATTCCTTCACCCACGGCTCGTCCGAGCAGCGGGCCTCCTGGTTCCACCGCGGCTACGACACGGGGGACGTTGGCGCCTGCGACACCATGGGCGCCCTCCGCCGCTAG
- a CDS encoding 4Fe-4S dicluster domain-containing protein gives MAESENAGTQGKVPRRKFLVGGGAALAAGAFAAQIPGPAVAAAQPAAGKVSYPASTGYIVYDSRLCWGCQSCMFNCSMAHYGEANPSLSRIQIIRDAPSFTKYPLDVVMSPCRQCVAPLCVQNCPTGAAHIDTGHGNVRVIDEEKCIGCKRCLQMCPQNPRRTVWNPYKKKSTKCDLCIDTPFWSREGGPDGDPACVTGCPAKALKLVRETPPQEDVAGYDVNLVPPRPKMPFGKPPTPAAKKPASKS, from the coding sequence ATGGCTGAATCGGAAAATGCCGGGACCCAGGGTAAGGTCCCCCGGCGCAAGTTCCTGGTCGGCGGGGGGGCCGCGCTGGCCGCGGGCGCCTTCGCGGCGCAGATCCCCGGACCCGCCGTGGCCGCCGCCCAGCCCGCCGCCGGCAAGGTGTCCTACCCTGCATCGACCGGGTATATCGTCTACGACAGCCGCCTCTGCTGGGGCTGCCAGAGCTGCATGTTCAACTGTTCCATGGCCCATTACGGGGAGGCGAACCCTTCCCTGTCCCGGATCCAGATCATCCGCGACGCCCCGTCCTTCACCAAGTACCCCCTGGATGTAGTTATGTCCCCCTGCCGCCAGTGCGTCGCCCCCCTCTGCGTGCAGAACTGCCCGACCGGGGCCGCCCACATCGACACCGGGCACGGAAACGTGCGGGTGATCGACGAAGAGAAGTGCATCGGCTGCAAGCGGTGCCTCCAGATGTGTCCCCAGAACCCGCGGCGGACCGTCTGGAACCCGTACAAGAAAAAATCGACGAAGTGCGACCTTTGTATCGACACCCCCTTCTGGAGCAGAGAAGGGGGGCCGGACGGCGACCCCGCCTGCGTCACCGGCTGTCCCGCCAAGGCCCTCAAGCTCGTCAGGGAAACCCCGCCCCAGGAGGACGTGGCGGGGTACGACGTCAACCTGGTGCCTCCCCGGCCGAAGATGCCGTTCGGTAAACCACCCACGCCCGCCGCGAAAAAGCCGGCGTCCAAATCGTAA
- a CDS encoding DUF481 domain-containing protein, with amino-acid sequence MRNTRIFSLSVFCLSFLIAATAARADQVVLKNGDRLTGSIVKKQDAGLTIKTEQMGAVTVPWDQVESVAADTPVYVVPAAGPTLHGTFTLEGDKAEVKTADAVRELAFGDISAIRDDAEEKAYQRLLNPGWLQLWTGTGTVGFAGTSGNARTLTFTTGINADRRTRSDKTSIYFSLIKASARIDDVSEDTAEAVRGGISYGRDITPRLFFSAFNDYEYDRFQNLDLRFVLGGGMGYHAIANDRVRLDLLAGGAYNRSSFSTPLIRESGEIYWGDELSIKLNSAASLVQSYRMFNDMTNSGMYRVNFDLGLNTKLLKWLTWNVSISDRYLSDPAPGRQNNDFMYTTGLGITFAN; translated from the coding sequence ATGCGCAATACCCGTATTTTCAGCTTGTCTGTTTTCTGCCTGTCCTTTCTTATCGCCGCGACCGCGGCCCGGGCGGACCAGGTGGTGCTCAAGAACGGCGACCGCCTGACGGGCAGCATCGTGAAAAAGCAGGACGCCGGCCTCACCATCAAGACGGAACAGATGGGGGCCGTCACCGTTCCCTGGGACCAGGTGGAGTCGGTCGCGGCCGACACCCCGGTCTACGTCGTCCCCGCCGCGGGCCCGACCCTTCACGGCACCTTTACCCTCGAGGGGGACAAGGCCGAGGTGAAGACGGCCGACGCCGTGAGGGAACTGGCGTTCGGAGATATCAGCGCCATCCGCGACGATGCCGAAGAGAAGGCCTATCAGCGGCTTCTCAACCCCGGCTGGCTCCAGTTGTGGACCGGGACCGGGACCGTCGGCTTCGCCGGCACGTCGGGGAACGCCAGGACCCTGACGTTCACCACCGGGATCAACGCCGACCGGAGGACCCGCAGCGACAAGACCTCCATCTACTTCAGCCTCATCAAGGCCTCCGCCCGCATCGACGATGTCAGCGAGGACACGGCCGAGGCCGTCCGCGGGGGGATCAGCTACGGGCGCGACATCACCCCGCGCCTCTTCTTCAGCGCCTTCAACGACTACGAATATGACCGCTTCCAAAACCTGGACCTCCGCTTCGTCCTCGGCGGCGGCATGGGGTACCACGCCATCGCCAACGACCGGGTGCGGCTCGACCTCCTGGCGGGCGGCGCCTACAACCGTTCGAGCTTCAGCACCCCCCTTATCAGGGAATCGGGCGAGATCTACTGGGGGGACGAACTCTCGATCAAGCTCAACTCCGCCGCGAGCCTGGTCCAGAGCTACCGGATGTTCAACGACATGACCAACTCGGGGATGTACCGTGTCAACTTCGACCTCGGGCTCAACACCAAGCTGCTGAAATGGCTGACCTGGAACGTGTCGATCAGCGACCGCTACCTGAGCGACCCGGCCCCCGGCAGGCAGAACAACGATTTCATGTACACCACCGGCCTGGGGATCACCTTCGCCAACTGA
- a CDS encoding 4Fe-4S binding protein has product MTWFAALSRAQRLWFALTLLAAVTIIGAGWILEPGSAALPGSAFTVDSSIREIAPELGVTGMALARELGLPVDAPKGKPLKGLGVGQEGLDEVVHHLAGHRPSRLRYYVYAALVLWGIVFLWRLGRPDGSPVEGRRGWYPRLPYILTLVAAGIASGFALGKSPNPMEGIVKVPKAMAGLYPSVAAEAAALLFFLLLAVVGNKLVCGWACPFGALQELIYSLPLMRRLKRKKVPFVWSNGVRALLFVLALLLLFGVVGRSKGFVLYHSLNPFNLFNLDFSPLSVTLTILLALGLSLLLYRPFCQFVCPFGLVSWLAERFSLARVRIDRAKCDECGACVAACPLEAAGDRVEGRSFPADCYSCARCLKVCPRDAMVWGWPRGAEAGRADAALNAGKP; this is encoded by the coding sequence ATGACCTGGTTTGCGGCTCTGTCCCGCGCACAGCGCCTCTGGTTCGCACTCACCCTCCTGGCTGCCGTCACCATCATCGGTGCCGGCTGGATTCTCGAGCCCGGATCCGCCGCCCTCCCCGGGTCCGCGTTCACCGTCGACTCGTCGATCCGGGAGATCGCGCCCGAACTGGGGGTGACGGGCATGGCACTGGCCCGGGAATTGGGGCTCCCGGTCGATGCGCCCAAGGGAAAGCCGCTCAAAGGCCTCGGAGTCGGGCAGGAAGGACTGGACGAGGTGGTCCATCACCTCGCCGGCCACCGCCCCTCGCGGCTGCGCTATTACGTTTACGCGGCCCTGGTGCTCTGGGGCATCGTGTTCCTCTGGCGTCTCGGGCGCCCGGACGGGTCCCCGGTCGAAGGGCGGAGGGGGTGGTACCCGCGCCTCCCCTACATCCTGACGCTCGTGGCGGCCGGGATCGCGAGCGGTTTCGCCCTGGGCAAATCACCGAACCCGATGGAGGGGATCGTCAAGGTCCCGAAGGCCATGGCCGGGCTCTACCCCTCGGTGGCCGCGGAAGCGGCCGCCCTCCTCTTCTTCCTCCTCCTGGCCGTCGTGGGGAACAAGCTGGTCTGCGGCTGGGCCTGTCCGTTCGGCGCCCTGCAGGAACTGATCTACAGCCTCCCCCTGATGCGGCGGCTCAAAAGGAAAAAAGTCCCGTTCGTCTGGTCCAACGGCGTCCGCGCCCTCCTTTTCGTCCTGGCCCTCCTCCTCCTCTTCGGCGTCGTCGGGCGCTCCAAGGGTTTCGTGCTCTACCACTCCCTGAACCCTTTCAACCTCTTCAACCTCGATTTCTCGCCCCTGTCGGTGACCCTGACGATCCTGCTCGCCCTGGGGCTCTCGCTCCTCCTCTACCGCCCCTTCTGCCAGTTCGTCTGCCCTTTCGGCCTGGTCTCCTGGCTGGCCGAGCGGTTCAGCCTCGCCCGCGTCCGAATCGACCGGGCGAAGTGCGACGAGTGCGGCGCCTGCGTCGCCGCGTGTCCCCTCGAGGCGGCCGGGGACCGGGTCGAGGGAAGATCCTTCCCCGCCGACTGCTACAGCTGCGCCCGGTGCCTGAAGGTCTGCCCGCGCGATGCCATGGTCTGGGGCTGGCCCCGGGGAGCGGAAGCCGGTCGCGCAGATGCGGCCTTGAACGCCGGGAAACCGTGA
- a CDS encoding acetylxylan esterase, which translates to MRATFVGMLLCLCAAVPGIGPAAAQFKMDPAEAKRLAEETREDHENMMRQLGVRKLRPGPSGNEKDPNHANYDEALANPFPDLPEILETRDGRKVTSAKMWWDVRRPEILEDFEREVLGRVPPNVPAVKWTVVKTTRDKVGGRPVVGKRLTGRVDNSSFPSIGVDIDMILVTPAEAAGPVPVMMMFGFGTLPGEAVPDGPWGRMFTPPPGSDPPATEQLIAAGWGYAYVNPGSIQADNGAGLRKGIIGLVNKGGFRKPDDWGALRAWAWGASRGLDYLETDREVDAARVGIEGVSRYGKAALVTLAMDTRFAVALVGSSGEGGAKLHRRNFGEAVENLTGSGEYHWMAGNFLKYGAAEADFGSRNAGDIPVDAHMLIALCAPRLTFISYGIPEKGDAHWLDQKGSFMAAVAAGPVFRLLGAKDLGVGDDYKNVTLPPVNTGLLEGRLAWRQHDGGHTDGPNWKHFIPWADGFLKPGAARR; encoded by the coding sequence ATGCGAGCGACTTTCGTTGGAATGCTTCTGTGCCTGTGCGCCGCGGTCCCGGGGATCGGGCCGGCAGCGGCGCAGTTCAAGATGGACCCTGCCGAGGCCAAGCGCCTGGCCGAAGAGACCCGCGAGGACCACGAGAACATGATGCGGCAGCTGGGCGTCCGGAAGCTGCGGCCGGGGCCGAGCGGGAACGAAAAGGACCCGAACCACGCCAACTACGACGAGGCGCTCGCCAATCCCTTCCCCGACCTTCCCGAAATCCTCGAGACGAGGGACGGCCGGAAGGTGACCTCGGCGAAGATGTGGTGGGACGTCCGGCGGCCCGAAATCCTCGAGGACTTCGAGCGCGAGGTCCTGGGGAGGGTTCCCCCGAATGTCCCCGCGGTGAAGTGGACGGTGGTCAAGACGACGCGCGACAAGGTGGGGGGCCGTCCCGTCGTCGGGAAGCGGCTGACCGGGCGGGTGGACAACTCCTCCTTCCCCTCGATCGGCGTCGATATCGACATGATCCTGGTCACCCCCGCCGAGGCCGCGGGTCCCGTCCCGGTCATGATGATGTTCGGGTTCGGGACCCTTCCGGGCGAGGCGGTCCCCGATGGCCCCTGGGGCCGCATGTTCACACCCCCCCCCGGCAGCGACCCGCCCGCCACCGAGCAGCTGATCGCCGCCGGCTGGGGCTACGCCTACGTCAACCCGGGGAGCATCCAGGCCGACAACGGCGCCGGCCTGCGCAAGGGCATCATCGGCCTCGTGAACAAGGGCGGATTCCGCAAGCCCGACGACTGGGGCGCGCTGCGCGCCTGGGCCTGGGGGGCCTCGCGCGGACTCGATTACCTGGAAACGGACAGGGAGGTCGATGCCGCGCGCGTGGGGATCGAGGGGGTTTCGCGCTACGGCAAGGCCGCGCTCGTGACCCTCGCCATGGACACCCGCTTCGCCGTGGCGCTGGTCGGGTCCTCGGGCGAGGGGGGGGCCAAGCTCCACCGCCGGAATTTCGGGGAAGCGGTCGAGAACCTGACCGGTTCGGGCGAGTACCACTGGATGGCGGGCAACTTCCTGAAATACGGCGCGGCCGAGGCCGATTTCGGCAGCCGCAACGCCGGGGACATCCCCGTGGACGCCCACATGCTGATCGCCCTGTGCGCCCCGCGCCTCACCTTCATCAGCTACGGCATCCCGGAGAAGGGGGACGCGCACTGGCTGGACCAGAAGGGGAGCTTCATGGCCGCCGTCGCGGCGGGCCCCGTCTTCCGCCTCCTCGGCGCGAAGGACCTGGGGGTCGGCGACGACTACAAAAACGTCACCCTCCCGCCGGTCAACACCGGGTTGCTCGAGGGCCGGCTGGCCTGGCGGCAGCACGACGGGGGGCACACCGACGGCCCGAACTGGAAACACTTCATCCCCTGGGCGGACGGGTTCCTGAAGCCCGGGGCGGCGCGTCGATAG
- a CDS encoding alpha/beta fold hydrolase: MEERVRELDWVTEIRLDARAAPPGKVQRVMMFAGFASSPEVLRDLGTAMHERLPATVLMHGLPRHSGDEGQFLRSRSWHYWREAETLFLDFWKEEKRPVALVGYSTGANVVLTIAARHPSKVAGIVLLSPYLRARSRTTRAASYGVAGLYYLGLPMAAAGCFGLILSRYLRGSCSGRRSLALAAGSFLGIGAAARALSATTLSLGEAPTLVRGGEEVKAPHFERVSLVGGSTLVPFQLLTRWIARKTTVPVTYVFGGKDSVVDVENGVLVARKTPRADLVVLSNAQHRVVVEPRIGDIVYEAILKGFHEVASRQREFADVDVAAGDPQPAGAAAGI; encoded by the coding sequence ATGGAAGAACGGGTCAGGGAACTGGACTGGGTCACCGAGATCCGCCTGGACGCTCGGGCCGCGCCCCCGGGAAAGGTCCAGAGGGTGATGATGTTCGCGGGGTTCGCCAGCAGCCCCGAGGTGCTGCGCGATCTCGGCACCGCCATGCACGAACGCCTGCCGGCGACCGTTCTCATGCACGGCCTGCCGCGGCACAGCGGGGACGAGGGGCAGTTCCTCCGGAGCCGCTCCTGGCATTACTGGCGCGAGGCGGAAACACTCTTCCTCGATTTCTGGAAGGAGGAGAAGCGGCCGGTGGCGCTGGTCGGCTATTCCACGGGCGCCAACGTGGTGCTGACGATCGCGGCGCGCCACCCGAGCAAGGTCGCCGGGATCGTGCTCCTCAGCCCCTACCTGCGCGCCCGGAGCCGCACCACCCGGGCGGCGAGCTACGGGGTCGCGGGGCTGTACTACCTCGGGCTGCCGATGGCGGCCGCCGGCTGCTTCGGCCTCATCCTCTCCCGGTACCTGCGCGGGTCGTGCTCCGGGCGCCGGTCCCTGGCCCTGGCGGCGGGGTCGTTCCTGGGCATCGGCGCCGCCGCCCGGGCGCTGAGCGCCACCACCCTGAGCCTGGGCGAGGCGCCCACCCTGGTCCGCGGCGGCGAGGAGGTGAAGGCGCCGCATTTTGAAAGGGTGTCGCTGGTCGGGGGCTCCACCCTGGTCCCCTTCCAACTCCTCACCCGCTGGATCGCCCGGAAGACGACGGTCCCCGTGACCTATGTCTTCGGGGGGAAAGACAGCGTGGTCGATGTCGAAAACGGGGTGCTCGTCGCGCGGAAGACCCCCCGGGCCGACCTGGTCGTCCTCTCGAACGCGCAGCACCGGGTGGTCGTCGAACCCCGCATCGGCGACATCGTCTACGAAGCGATCCTCAAGGGCTTCCACGAGGTCGCCTCCCGCCAGAGGGAATTCGCCGACGTCGACGTGGCCGCCGGGGATCCCCAGCCGGCCGGGGCGGCGGCCGGGATCTGA